Part of the Zea mays cultivar B73 chromosome 4, Zm-B73-REFERENCE-NAM-5.0, whole genome shotgun sequence genome is shown below.
ATCGACATTCTCTCGCAAACGGCCTTAACCCAGAACCGATCAAATCAAACAGATGTTTCATCATCAGAACAGCCAAAATTTTCTTCGCTAATTGGCCGTTGACAATTGCAGCGTATTGATAAGAGTGGAacaacaaagggaaagggaagcTGGGAAGAGAAATGTTACCCCGAGGTTGTTCATCTCCCAGATCTTGTGAACGCCGTAGTCCACCGCCTACAAACGACAGATAACCGATTAGAAATCGAAGAGACAACCATTTGGGGAGAGGGAATGGCAGATCTGGGATCTGGTGGTCGGggaagaaggggagggagagagggcgcaCCCGCTCGCCCGCGAAAGCGCCGGCGACGACGAAGGTAACGTAGACGGCGTTGCGGCGCATCACCACACGGTAGAGCGCGTCGAGGAAACCCATGGCGAACGGCGGCGGCTGCGGGTCGGCGTGCGGGAGACAGGGAGAGCGAGCGACAGGAGGCGGAGACGGATTCGGGAGCGTCTTCTTTATATCAAAGGCGGATTCCTCAAATGTAATTTTAAAACAGTGTCATGTGAAAGTATAATAAATTTGCAATGAAACATAAATAGATATTATTAGATTTGTAATGAAACGTTGGTTCCTAATATATTTTATTGGTATCATAAACATTAATATTTGCATTGTAATAGAATTCATGGCTCCTATTTAAAACATTTAACATTAGGTGAAACGAGTAAGGCTATCTCTGGTAGCTATCTCTCATCCACTACCAAACTTCACTCCGTAAACAAAATAATATACAATATGATTCATGTATTTTACACAATCTATTACAGACAACCTTATATTTCCAGTAGCTTACCAATTCATATTTCtatattcaaacttcactctgcaaACAATACAAATATTCAGATACGGATTCATGTTTTTTCACCCTTTCGTTGTAGGGATCCAATAGTGCATAAAAAATCTATACAAACTTTTATACTTATTTGTAATAATATGCTTATGATACAAGAAAAGATTAGCATAAAATTTCTAACATAGCTATTTCAAAACATCAAATTTGTAATAAAAATTCAGATGTCTAGTTCCATCCCTACTTGCACTCGGCCCATGTGATTTTAGCACGCTAAGTCATATGGAATTTAGCGGTTTTAGCGGCATAATATCGGATATTAACGTATTTGACCGTTTAACGTTAAAATATGATTATCTTatagcatcttcaaaaggatgatAAAAGGACCTGAAAAAGTGTTTTTCGGAGAAAAAATAGTTTTCTTCCACTCCAACAGCTTCTGCAAGCTTCCCCAATCTTTTTGTCGCCGCGCATCCGTGATGATCCCTCCCGCATATTTGCGCGAGCTGAAATCCCCCTAATCCTCTCGTTGGCGCCCATCCCATTTGTTTCTCGCGTCTATTTGCATCACGCGCACATTTTTGCCATGGCGAATGTCGAAGGAGGGGGCTGCAACATCAGCGCACGTGTTCGAATCCAACGATGGCCCTCCTTGCATCCTTGGGTTTGCTACAAGACTGCATTACGACAAGAAAAGAAAAGCACATGGAAATTTCTTACATCTTGTCGCGATTATTATTGTCAGCTTATCGTGCGAGGCACATGAAATACCATAGAATCAGCAGATAAGAATGACTCATTTATCGTCGCTCATACGCTGGAGCAAATAGGGCTAGTCTTCAGTTTTTTAATTTAGCCTAGTTTTTAGTTTTTTAGTATTTGTTTAAATGAACTGTTGGAGTGTACAGGATAATTTGCTGGTGAATGTTTTCATCATGTCCCTAATAATTATTGTTTAAGAGAAATTTTTTAACATTCTTTTAGAGTTGCTCTTGTCCCGCCCTCTTCTAGCAGCTAATCCAGCTATATGGACCGCGGGATATTTTAAACGCTAAAATGTGACAGTCGCCCTCCCGGCGACGGAGTCCGGCGAGGCGGGGAGCTCACCGTCGGCGAGCGGGGGCAGATCGCGCGGCGCGGAAGTCCGGGCGAGCGAAGCCAACAGAAGGTCCTCCGGCAAGCGATCGATCTCGCAGCAAGCGGGCTCCGTGGCTGCCGTCGATTCCATCGGTTCCCCCGCCTCCTCGGCTCCTCGATTTTCACGATTCTTCCGCTGTCGGTCTTGGGGTGGGGGATGACGGAGGGGGAGAGCGGGGTGCGGCGGTGGCTCGTAGACATCAGCCGCTGGCGCCCTTCCCCCGCCCAGTTCGACGCTGCAGCCGCCCTCCTACCGCCGCACGAGCGCCCCGCCATCTCCAGGTACCGTACCTGCTGCCCCTGTAACCTGCCTGCTTCACGTATGATTCCCCCGATGATCGGAGCTTCGCAAATTCACTGTTGCTCGCGCCACCAATTCGCACGCGGTGCAGTTAGCTTGGCATCGAATTGAGCTCCTTTTAGGCTCGCCCTTGCAGGTTCGTGAAGGAGGACGACAGGAAGCGGGCGCTCGTCAGTCGTCTGCTGCAGTACTCCCTCGTGCACCACCTCCTCCGCATCCCGTTTCACCTGATCAACATACGCCGCACAACCGAGGGGAAACCGTACCTAGTGTGTACTTTATGTCAAATCCTCTTCAATTCCATCATATACATACTCAATCAGCCAATCAGCATCACCCCTGAAGGTTTTTTGTCTGCTCGGTTGCATCCTGCCACTGAGTAACTGACCAAATACTGGAATGGTTCATCTTGCAGCAGAATAATTCTTCAGCCTTCCCGAACTTCAACTTCAGCACCTCGCACCATGGGGACTACGTCGGTATTGCATCCGAGCCACTTTGCCTTGTCGGCCTGGACATCGTGTCCGTTTCCGAGCCCCATGGAGAAACCGCCGCCGAGTTCGTCAGCAACTTCTCTTCGTGCCTTACTGACCATGAGTGGAGCTGCATCGTTCGTGCTGGCACTCCCAGGGACGTGCTGACAGAGTTCTACAGGTACACTGTTTTATATATAGGGATTTATCGGTAGACGACATATGCATTGACAGAATCAGCACTTCAGTCACGGCATATTGCTTTGTATATGTTGGGAGCTAAAACATCTGTCTGCTGATCCTTGAAATCATCTATGCAAATCTATAACGACAAAGTACCGTACGATTCCTAAAATTTCTTCAGAATTAGCTGAAATGAAATATTCCTGATGTTGCAAATCAGCTGAGCAGCTACATGTGGCTTCAAATTTGGATTTGCAGTTTTGCCACTAAACTGTACATCTTGCACAGCTCCTCATTCAGTTACCTGAACCACATCAGGAAAGATGAAAGGAGAACGAACCTCTTTTTTCATCTTTAGAAGAGTAGTTCTCTGTTTACAAAAAATGTATACCTATGTTTACAGGAAAGCATGACGCCATTCCAATTTTCAGATGCAATTATTAGCTTATTGTTTCGTAAATCATGTGAACACAATCATCAAAAAGATCATGTCAATGTTAACGATGATGCGTGGTGTTACTTCAAGTTAGTATGTACATGACTCTGTGTCTCTGTTCTTTATAGGTATTGGTGTCTCAAAGAAGCATTTGTCAAGGCCATAGGTGCTGGCGTCGGATTTGGGTTGCGCCGACTGGAATTCCACCACGAAGGCTGGACTAACATTTCTATTCGCATCGATGGAGAAGTGTCTAAGAAATGGAGATTCTGGCTTTTCAAACTTGATGAGACACACTTGGTACGTATGGATCGCTGGTGACGTCAACTTCACACACACATATAGTAATCTAGTTCCAGTTAGTATATTTCAAGCATAGAGAACGGATACAGTGTATTCAGTTTTGTCCTTGTGGCTGCTTATTTACTAACCATCAGCCGATGGAAATTGCAGGCATCTATAGCAAAAGGGGATCCAGAGGATGCTATAAACACCTTCAAGAAAACACTGTCCAATGTGATCATTGCAGAGAACCAGTTATCTTCTGCGCTAGACAGTCCAGAAGAAGGTTTCACTCTACAGACAGTGGAAGAGCTTACACGATCTCAGGGGTAACTGGCCAACAGATGCTAGGCATTCTTGAAACCTACAGTGACCTACAACAGCTGGAGCGTGTGTCTGAATCCTAGAGGACTCCAGCCTCCGATAATCTAAATATACAGGCACATGTGAATCATGGAAGGGCTTCTATTGCAGAAAGTGGCTTTATATCCTTTGATTTTCTATGACACAAGGCCATACCAGGGGATTTTGAATCGTCTACTTTCTCTATACCAAGTGATGCTGTATGGATGTTGTTTTGATATATCTAGTATACGTGAGTGATTGCATTTTTTTCTAACATTTAGGATGCTTATGTTTAAGAGTTTTTAAAATGGGAAATATAGATCATTTCGACGTATGGATCATTTGCCGGGGGAAAAAAAGCGGTTCTTGAACGCGTCCTTTTCATCAGTGGGATAGATAGTCAACCATGTGCGTGGATAAACAAATACAAATAACCATGTGCGTGATTAATTAAAACTAATGACCATTGGTATATATAGCTAAATAACATGTTCAAACGGATAAAAATAACAAAACCAAACATTGTCTAGTTTCAAGGAAGAGTAATAGCGATGGCTAACTCGCCATAAACATTGTCTTGTGACGTAGACCTATCACTATCAGGAGCAGTTTGAGAAGATATCTGTTATACCTTTTTTTTATAAAGGAAGATTTTATTAATGAGATTGTAGATAATTATGAATTTTATTAATGAGATTGTAGATAATTATGATTGCGATAGAAATTACGAAGGGCAGTAACAGTAACAACAATCATTTTTAGTTGGCTCGTGGTGGCCAGAAGAAAACTACAAAAAAAAAAGATGGCAAACGACAGTAATGTTGGAGTTAGGTCAGAGCTAAAGCTAATGCGACATGTAAAAAAACACGAATATATTATTTATCAAGTTATGAAATGAATGTCATAAACATGTGCAGGTTGTGTATCATAAAAATGCAAACATTTGCCAACTCAAGTTGTCAGTCTTAGAGGTAAAGCAAATTCCTCTGCATTCCCGCCATTCCCTCCCGACCCTTCAAAAAACTCAAACCTAACCGTGCATCTCCAAGCTAGGCAAAGAATTCCTCTGCCTCGCCCTCCGTCCCTCACCGTTCATGTCCGTGTCTGCCTGCCCTCCGTCGGAGCAGGCAGCAGCACGCGTTCCCCGCCGCGGCCATGGGCCAGTGCTGCTCCAAGGGCCAGTGCTGCTCCAAGGGCGccgaggcggcggcggcagcaaaggCGAACGCACCAATCCGCGGCGCGTCCGCGAGCAACGCCGACGGCCAACGTCCGTCGTCATCGTGCGCGGCgcctggcggtggcggtggaggcggaggcggcgCGACGAAGCCGGCCTCACCCACCGGCGGCGCCAGGGCCAGCAAACCGGCGGCGGCCGCCGTGGGCACGGTGCTGGGCCGGCCCATGGAAGACGTGCGCGCGACCTACACGATGGGCAAGGAGCTGGGGCGCGGGCAGTTCGGCGTGACGCACCTGTGCACGCACCGGGCGAGCGGCGAGAAGCTGGCGTGCAAGACGATCGCGAAGCGGAAGCTGGCGGGCAAGGAGGACGTGGAGGACGTGCGGCGGGAGGTGCAGATCATGCACCACCTCTCGGGCCAGCCCGGCGTGGTGTGCCTCCGCGGCGCGTACGAGGACAGGCACGGCGTGCACCTGGTCATGGAGCTCTGCGCGGGCGGCGAGCTCTTCGACCGCATCATCGCCCGGGGCCACTACACGGAGCGCGGCGCCGCGGCGCTTCTGCGCGCCATCGTGCAGACCGTGCACACCTGCCACTCCATGGGGGTCATGCACCGCGACATCAAGCCCGAGAACTTCCTGCTGCTCAGCAGGGACGAGGACGCGCCGCTCAAGGCCACCGACTTCGGCCTCTCCGTCTTCTTCAAGGAGGGCGAGCCGCTCAGGGACATCGTCGGCAGCGCCTACTACATCGCGCCCGAGGTGCTCAGGAGGAGGTACGGCCCCGAGGCCGACATCTGGAGCGTCGGCGTCATGCTCTACATCTTCCTCGCCGGCGTGCCTCCCTTCTGGGCAGAGAACGAGAACGGCATCTTCACCGCCATCCTGCGAGGGAAGCTTGACCTCTCCGGCGAGCCATGGCCGCACATCTCGCCGGGAGCCAAGGACCTCgtcaagaagatgctcaacagcaaccccaaggaGCGCCTCACGGCGTTCCAGGTCCTCAGTAAGTAGCCAGATCGGTTACTTCATATATATACTACTACTCATCATATGGATCGATGGACATGTGGCCTCAACACGCAAGAACTTGTAGATCACCCATGGATCAAAGAAGACGGAGACGCACCAGACACGCCACTTGACAACGTTGTTCTCGACAGGCTCAAGCAGTTCAGGGCCATGAACCAGTTCAAGAAAGCTGCACTGAGGGTACATACCTGAGAACTAAGGACTACACATATAGATTCACCTTCTGAACGGTAATGCTTACAGGGCAGAATTTGAAAACTGTATACATATATGCCCTTGATGACATCATGTCAGATCATAGCTGGGTGCCTATCCGAAGAGGAGATCACAGGGCTGAAGGAGATGTTCAAGAACATCGACAAGGATAACAGTGGCACCATCACGCTTGACGAGCTCAAACAAGGGTTGGCAAAGCATGGACCCAAGCTGTCCGACAGCGAAATGGAGCAGCTAATGGAAGCAGTGAGTTTTCAGAGTACAATGCATGTTccctttttttcaaaaaaaaaaggaaagaaactttgattctattgaaagtGAAGATGTAGCTAATTTGCAAACATCCATCCCTTCTGAAACGTTTTACACACAATTCCAGGCCGATGCTGACGGCAACGGGTTAATCGACTACGACGAGTTCGTCACCGCAACGGTGCACATGAACAAGCTGGACCGAGAAGAGCACCTCTACACAGCATTCCAGTACTTTGACAAGGACAACAGCGGGTAAGCTGGATGCTAAAATGGTACCAGCTGATAGACCTGAATTCTGGATGGCATACATCACAGAAGAGCGCATCGTCTACCCCACACAGGTACATTACTAAAGAAGAGCTTGAGCATGCCTTGAAGGAGCAAGGGTTGTACGACGCCGACAAAATCAAAGAGGTCATCGCAGATGCGGACTCCGACAACGTAAGGAACAAACTTTGTGTAAATTTCAGTTGACATAGTAGCTGTTCTTCGTACTGAGCAATATATATGTAGTTTTAGTTTCCTATTATATCAAAAGGCTTAAGTTTACCTTTTTGCACATGTAGGACGGAAGGATAGATTATTCAGAGTTTGTGGCAATGATGAGGAAAGGGACAGCTGGTGCGGAGCCAATGAACAACAAGAAGAGGCGAGACATAGTCCTATAGTGAAGCAGCAAGTGTGTAATGTGTATAGGAGCTCAAGCAAGCAAATTTGTGTATCAGTACACAGATGCAATGGAGCTACTTTTACGGCTTAGTTCACCGATGGCTGTGTACATTGGGCCATTGTTTGCGGGGGGTTTTAATGCTACGCATACTTAGGGACTGAGAAAGACATGGACGAGTTCATGATGCGTGCAGATCAGTCTGGAAGTCCTGGACCAAATAGAGAGAAAACAATAGGATGACGATTCAGCAAATGCGTATTTGTTGCATCCACTGTGACCATCTAAGAAAAGCATGTGCATATTTCATAAGACTACAGTTGGCATTTATTACTCTCATTGTCCTTGCACAAAAGCAGATGACACATTTGATTATTTGAATGAAGGAACAACATGCAACAAGATCAACTGATAAGGTAACCATATGACAGAACACACAATGGTGTCAATTTATCAATAAAAATGAGAAAATAGAAATGGTCAAAACATATCTCAAATCATCACAAGGTACAAGGGGATGTTTCTCTACATAAAAAAAAAGAGTAGCTATTGCGAACATCTTGATACTTGAGACAACTAGCGGCAAAAAAGAATGGTCTATATGTGACAAAGAAAAGGTTATGAGTTTAATTGCTTCAGGAATCATGAGAGCACGTTTCTTGCATCTGCAAGAACGAATAAAAATTTGGAACAGAGGAATTGGGAAGCTTGGTCCTTACCTAGGAGAGAGTTCAGTTAGTAGTTTCTACAGAACCCTTCGCTTGCAGACCTTCAAGTTCCCTTCGGCGGTGTTCTCTCTGTATAGTTGGGACACAAAGTTAAATGGCTGAATTTATATACATGCACATACCACATCAAGGAACGAGTGCACGGATGAACAAAGATGTACACAAAGTGGCACTGTTCTGAATTCTGATACAAAACTGAGCAAGAAGTCCCGAAGTATGACCCTTGAAATCTACAGAGCTATACTTGCACGGTAACGTGGAAACTACAGGTAATATCATTTTCATCCCAAGCTAGGCATTTCAGCGAACAATTGGTGGCTGCGTCTGAAAACGGAACAGCAAGACCAGAAATCCGGTTAAATCAACACGAACATCCTTGGTCTGCAATTCAGAGAGGCAAGGTAGAGTTGATCTCAACCGAAGGAACCCACTGGCTCCTGGCCCCACAGACATTCCTGCATGACAACATCGACCGGCGAGTGCGGCCGACTAAAGCCGTGGCAGCAAGCATTGCTCGGCGAGAGTGACAGTATCGCGACTAGTAAACTGAAGGAGGGTTGCTAGAGCATAAAGCACGGAGCTTTGCGACGGGGAGagtgaggaagaaggagaaagGGTGGGGCTCGTCCGGTACCCTTCGTTCCCAGTGGGGGAGGAAGCAGACGAAGTCGTAGACGGGAGTGATGGTGTTGAAGAGCGCGAGGTTGACGCCCATGAACACCAGCAGCCCCGTCATCGGCCGCGCTCGGTGCGGCATCTCGCCTCTTCCTCTCTCCTCGCCCTTCGTTGGGGTCGGACCGAGACCACCGGGACCGGACCCGCAGACGACACGAGGCATGAAAAGGCGACGGCGGCGGAGCGGACGGTCCTGATGCTGGGGCTGGGCACCGACCGTCGCACGGCTGGGCCTATGATTCCTGGTTGGTTGTGTTCGATAAAATTTGAATAGACGTAGATATATTAAATATTTAACTTTAAATATACAGATACGAATATAAATTCGAATACTGAATACCTAGACTTAATATAGATCGAATCTCAACCCCTTATATGGAGCAAATTCGAATACTGACGCGTAATATCCATATCTGATGCGGTAGTGATTCTTATAAAACAGGCAAAGTGATTCTTATAAATTTTTAGGGGGTGTTaggttacaccccgctaaaatttagtCTCTCTGTccaatcgaatgtttgaacctccgttccgggtattaaatgtagtcggattataaaactaatttgtcagccgaagattaaaagacgagacgaatctagtccagttagttgggtctatatttcatactcctgttTAAAAATCAAACGCTTGATGTAGGCCTAGGGCTACCGGGAGGCGGAACCTCGGAGTTCGAGCGCGGCTGGGGAAGCCGGAGGTGCAGCAACTGACGCTTCATTGCAGCCAAGCCATTGATAACTGCTCGCTTCGGATTAAAGTCGTTGTTTAAACTGCTGTATCTATAATCCATATAGATAAAATATTGTAGAAATAGTAGAAACCAGTACGAACAAGCCAGTAATGCATATAAAAATTCCCACATTTCAGATAGAAATGCCCACTGTACTTTCATAGGGAGCCGAGGTTAATAGTATCGATATGAGCTTCTCATTCATTAAACAACACATTTGAGAAAGCAGTGTGCTGCTACTTCGCTAGTGATGATATCACCAGCTCTGCAAGCCGGTCACTACTCTTATTAGCAGGTGTATCCAATAACTTCTTTCTCATGTTCAATCAGGCGAACCTACCTATGAATGAGGTAACACACCTACTCTAATCCCtggtgtgtgtgtgtatatatacacTCTATGTGGACTCTTCTAGCTCTTGTCCAAATCGATCCAGCCTTGACACCTCCGCGTCGTAATCACGGATAAGAGCATGGTTAACAGAGCCATCGTCTTCGCTCGCATGGATTTGCCGTCCAGCAAACCTGCAAGGCAAGAAATAAGGACAAATGTTATCAGAACAGATCAATTTAGGCGCATAAACACTAGATGACCTTCTATGTTCTATCCTACGTGTAGACAAGCGAACATGCACGATTCTCAGGGTAACTCATATCTTCTACACTCAAATAAGTTCACAGTAAAGCCAATGAAGAATGATATATATACCAAATGGTCTGTGATGGAAACAGACGCAAGGTGCGAAGCTGCGAGCGCCGAAAATTCCATTTTCAGCCTCCTCGCTAGCGCATCACCACATCAGAGAACAAAGGGGATCGAATAGTGTGTGTTGGGTACTTGAGTTGTTGTTGACTCACCATCTGCCGTTCATCTTCTCTATGCATTTGGCACCATCTTTCCTGTCTTTGAATCTCACCAATATGACACCTTGTGGATGATTTTCACAAACCTGCAAGCAGCAAAACAATAAGCATATTAATCAATGTAACTGTGGCGGTTTAGTGGAGAACAGCAACAGTAACAGTAAAGCAAATTATGGCTGATCCAAGCCGATTTGGCTTAATTTTCTTTAGTATAAAATATGTGCCTCATCATTGTTACTGAAACGGTGAGAAGTTTCCTTTGGAAAGCGGTTGGTCAGATCTGTTTTCCAGACAAGTTCACAAAAAAACTATATATCCGGGGGTTAGGTGTACCTTGACATTATCCACCGGACCAAACTTGATGCATTCCTCTCTAACATCAGCCTCAAGCTCAGGAAGAAGCTCTTCATCAGCCTGCGGGATATTATCGGTGAGAATCCAGTAAGAATGAAAATAAAGCTGCTATGAAGAGTGAACCCCATCTGAGCAACCTGAATGATCCAATGGCCAACCAAGTACAAAACAAGAGCTGTCTCAGATCAAAAGAACACATATTGCAGGAGGCGTCAAGCATATTTCAGCTACTTACTCTCAGCTCAGCAGGAGTGAACATGTGCCTTAAAATTACTGTAGCAGGAATCATCAGCTTCTTATCGTCATGCCCACCTAGTTAGAGGAAATTGTCAAGAAAACAAATGAAGTAAAACCCTATTCTTGAATCAGCTATATGATTTAAAGCGACTGTAAAAAAACAGCAGTCCAAATTACCCCATCCAAGCATTTTGTCCTCAACCTTCTTTATCTTCCTCTTCTTTTGCTTGTCAGTTTTCTTTGAAACGAAAACATCACCTAAAACATGTACACATGCGATGGCATCAGTGACAACTGACAAGTTCTGTAGCTGATGTATTTaaaaaaaactcggccggggagggaaagaccgccctcccggtattccatataagaagagaccgaaacaatggtcccggccgagaaaatccccgaacctggccccccatcactaacgggccgGCGTCAACTGTCCACTCTGCGACGGCCCTGTTAGGCAATAGAATATGCCATCTGTGGATATCCTAGCTGCTATAGATAGCAGATGTAAATCAGGGATAGAATCCTAGCTGCTATAGATAGCAGATGTAAATCAGGGATTAGTTGCTAGATATAGCAGATGTAAATCAGGGATAAATCAGGGGAATTATCCCTGCCTTGTAAAGCAGGCCAGCCAGCTCTATATAATAGAAGGTGCCCCCTCTCATTGAGGTGTGGCCAATTGCCCTCAACCCTGTTTCTCTACATGGTATCCGAGACCCAGGCATCGATCTAATTTCCCAACCCCCCCCCCACCTTCTCCCCTCCAGCCGCGCCGCCTTAACCAGACCGCGCCGCCTGccctctccttccccttccctgcgCCATGAGCACCATCTCCGATGCTGCCGATTCTGCTCCTGTCCTCTGCCCCTTTGCCACCATCAACATCAAGCTCCACGTCCCCATGACCCTGGAGTTGAAACCTTCCAACTACACCAAGTGGTCGACGACGTTTCAGGCCACGTGTGGGAAATTTGGGCTGCTGCATCAC
Proteins encoded:
- the LOC103655790 gene encoding L-aminoadipate-semialdehyde dehydrogenase-phosphopantetheinyl transferase isoform X2 → MTEGESGVRRWLVDISRWRPSPAQFDAAAALLPPHERPAISRFVKEDDRKRALVSRLLQYSLVHHLLRIPFHLINIRRTTEGKPYLNNSSAFPNFNFSTSHHGDYVGIASEPLCLVGLDIVSVSEPHGETAAEFVSNFSSCLTDHEWSCIVRAGTPRDVLTEFYRYWCLKEAFVKAIGAGVGFGLRRLEFHHEGWTNISIRIDGEVSKKWRFWLFKLDETHLASIAKGDPEDAINTFKKTLSNVIIAENQLSSALDSPEEGFTLQTVEELTRSQG
- the LOC100275912 gene encoding uncharacterized protein isoform X1; its protein translation is MPRVVCGSGPGGLGPTPTKGEERGRGEMPHRARPMTGLLVFMGVNLALFNTITPVYDFVCFLPHWERRREHRRRELEGLQAKGSVETTN
- the LOC100275912 gene encoding uncharacterized protein LOC100275912, whose amino-acid sequence is MTGLLVFMGVNLALFNTITPVYDFVCFLPHWERRREHRRRELEGLQAKGSVETTN
- the LOC103655790 gene encoding L-aminoadipate-semialdehyde dehydrogenase-phosphopantetheinyl transferase isoform X1, producing MTEGESGVRRWLVDISRWRPSPAQFDAAAALLPPHERPAISRFVKEDDRKRALVSRLLQYSLVHHLLRIPFHLINIRRTTEGKPYLQNNSSAFPNFNFSTSHHGDYVGIASEPLCLVGLDIVSVSEPHGETAAEFVSNFSSCLTDHEWSCIVRAGTPRDVLTEFYRYWCLKEAFVKAIGAGVGFGLRRLEFHHEGWTNISIRIDGEVSKKWRFWLFKLDETHLASIAKGDPEDAINTFKKTLSNVIIAENQLSSALDSPEEGFTLQTVEELTRSQG
- the LOC100279345 gene encoding cytochrome b-c1 complex subunit 9 isoform X1: MGFLDALYRVVMRRNAVYVTFVVAGAFAGERAVDYGVHKIWEMNNLGKRYEDISVLGQRPAEE
- the LOC101061019 gene encoding Calcium-dependent protein kinase 25, whose protein sequence is MGQCCSKGQCCSKGAEAAAAAKANAPIRGASASNADGQRPSSSCAAPGGGGGGGGGATKPASPTGGARASKPAAAAVGTVLGRPMEDVRATYTMGKELGRGQFGVTHLCTHRASGEKLACKTIAKRKLAGKEDVEDVRREVQIMHHLSGQPGVVCLRGAYEDRHGVHLVMELCAGGELFDRIIARGHYTERGAAALLRAIVQTVHTCHSMGVMHRDIKPENFLLLSRDEDAPLKATDFGLSVFFKEGEPLRDIVGSAYYIAPEVLRRRYGPEADIWSVGVMLYIFLAGVPPFWAENENGIFTAILRGKLDLSGEPWPHISPGAKDLVKKMLNSNPKERLTAFQVLNHPWIKEDGDAPDTPLDNVVLDRLKQFRAMNQFKKAALRIIAGCLSEEEITGLKEMFKNIDKDNSGTITLDELKQGLAKHGPKLSDSEMEQLMEAADADGNGLIDYDEFVTATVHMNKLDREEHLYTAFQYFDKDNSGYITKEELEHALKEQGLYDADKIKEVIADADSDNDGRIDYSEFVAMMRKGTAGAEPMNNKKRRDIVL